One window of Candidatus Nitrospira kreftii genomic DNA carries:
- a CDS encoding Formate hydrogenlyase, membrane subunit → MLNLLWILLGGYVAGILLPLCLPRQPNAHIITTTAPAIVATSAGVVLGLLGLTSLEPVTGSLASTIPLLTFAIRIDPLAAFFVLTISLAGLAASIYAIGYMRHFDGRASLPMLGSLFNGFLCSMTLVVLADNGFFFLIVWELMSLLSYFLVVTEHEKAEVRYAGLFYLIMTHVGTAFILLTFLIFFQAGGSFAFDAFRQSEQPLSESMKTIAFLLALIGFGTKAGIVPLHVWLPYAHPAAPSHISALMSGVMIKTAIYALIRVYFDFLGGQFPWWWGFVILVIGAVSALLGVMYALMEHDLKSLLAYHSVENIGIILLGIGAGMIFQTYGLKEFAALGLLAGLYHTINHAMFKALLFLGAGSLLYATHTRNMEEYGGLLRRMPWTGACFLIGSVSIVALPPTNGFVSEWLVFQSLFLSFHIPDTFLKLMLPLAAAMLALTGALALACFAKAFGISFLALPRSTHARHAEEVPISMRIGMALLAAVCVALGLGPMVVVPLLDRVVTPLTGVSIEGQVLALDGWALATVNVEFSSLSPPVLALLLGGLAVLGLGIVAAFGGLAKKRYYKTWGCGINLTPRMEYTATGFVQPIKRVFSSIYQPTVKLETEFLHESQYFARRRRFEFHVEPVFQKYLYDPVLAFVAALAGRLRVIQAGSLHLYLTYIFVTLIALLLFAV, encoded by the coding sequence ATGCTGAATCTGTTGTGGATTCTTCTCGGCGGGTATGTGGCCGGGATACTACTCCCGCTCTGTCTCCCCCGACAGCCCAACGCTCACATTATCACGACCACCGCCCCCGCTATCGTGGCAACCAGCGCAGGCGTCGTTCTGGGGCTTCTCGGCCTCACGTCTTTGGAACCCGTCACGGGATCGCTCGCCTCCACTATCCCTCTGCTCACCTTCGCCATTCGGATTGATCCACTGGCGGCATTCTTCGTGTTGACCATCTCCCTCGCCGGTCTCGCCGCGTCGATCTATGCCATTGGATACATGCGGCATTTTGACGGGCGCGCATCGCTCCCGATGCTCGGATCACTCTTCAATGGGTTTCTGTGTTCCATGACCTTGGTCGTGCTCGCGGACAACGGCTTCTTTTTTCTCATCGTCTGGGAACTCATGTCGTTGCTGTCCTATTTCCTCGTTGTCACGGAGCATGAGAAAGCCGAGGTGCGGTATGCAGGTTTGTTCTACCTGATCATGACCCATGTGGGAACTGCCTTCATCCTCCTGACCTTCCTCATTTTCTTCCAAGCAGGCGGGTCGTTCGCATTCGACGCCTTCCGACAGTCGGAGCAGCCCTTGTCGGAGAGCATGAAAACGATCGCGTTTCTGCTGGCCTTGATCGGCTTCGGCACGAAGGCCGGCATCGTGCCGCTCCATGTCTGGCTGCCCTATGCGCATCCCGCGGCGCCGTCGCATATTTCAGCCTTAATGTCCGGCGTCATGATCAAGACCGCGATCTATGCCCTGATCCGGGTGTATTTCGATTTCCTCGGCGGCCAGTTTCCCTGGTGGTGGGGCTTCGTGATCCTTGTGATCGGCGCAGTGTCTGCGTTACTCGGCGTGATGTACGCGTTGATGGAACATGATCTGAAAAGCTTACTGGCCTACCACAGTGTTGAGAACATCGGTATCATTCTGTTGGGGATCGGGGCTGGGATGATCTTTCAGACCTACGGGCTCAAGGAGTTTGCCGCGCTGGGCCTGCTGGCCGGACTCTACCATACGATCAACCACGCCATGTTCAAAGCCCTGTTGTTCCTGGGGGCCGGTTCGCTACTCTATGCCACGCACACACGCAACATGGAAGAATACGGAGGCCTCCTCCGGCGCATGCCATGGACCGGTGCCTGTTTCTTAATCGGCTCGGTGTCGATTGTCGCCCTCCCACCGACCAACGGATTTGTCAGCGAGTGGCTAGTCTTTCAAAGCCTCTTTCTCAGCTTTCACATTCCCGACACCTTCCTGAAGCTGATGCTCCCCCTTGCAGCGGCGATGCTGGCCCTGACCGGAGCGCTCGCCTTGGCCTGCTTCGCAAAAGCGTTCGGGATTTCCTTTCTTGCCCTGCCACGGAGCACGCACGCCCGACACGCGGAAGAGGTGCCGATTTCCATGCGCATCGGAATGGCCCTCTTGGCTGCGGTCTGTGTCGCTCTTGGTCTCGGACCGATGGTGGTCGTGCCGCTACTGGACCGAGTGGTCACGCCGCTCACGGGCGTGTCGATCGAAGGACAGGTGCTGGCTCTTGACGGTTGGGCACTAGCCACGGTGAACGTGGAATTTTCCAGTCTTTCGCCGCCGGTCCTTGCCCTGCTGTTGGGAGGGCTTGCCGTGCTTGGGCTCGGAATCGTGGCGGCCTTCGGCGGGCTCGCAAAGAAGCGCTATTACAAAACATGGGGCTGCGGCATCAACCTGACGCCCCGTATGGAATATACCGCGACCGGATTTGTGCAGCCGATCAAGCGAGTGTTCAGCTCGATTTACCAACCGACCGTGAAGCTCGAGACGGAATTTCTCCACGAGTCACAGTATTTCGCCAGGCGACGACGCTTTGAATTTCACGTTGAACCGGTCTTTCAGAAATATCTGTATGATCCGGTGCTTGCGTTCGTTGCCGCCCTAGCTGGACGTCTGCGGGTCATCCAGGCGGGAAGCCTGCACCTTTATTTGACCTACATCTTTGTCACGTTGATTGCTTTGTTATTGTTTGCCGTGTAA
- a CDS encoding Formate hydrogenlyase, membrane subunit HyfC, with the protein MLDAFLLIVMQTVVLLAAAPLIVGLIRKVKARLQCRRGASVVQPYADLIKLFRKQPVVSSTTSWIFTATPYILFASTLAAGLLVPVFISRTPLSFAGNIIALVYLLALGTFFLMLAGLDAGSAFGGMGSSREAIVASLTEPAMMLSIFAIALTAGSTNLSTIVHKTALLEGIMTDPSPHLMAFAALVIVAIAETGRVPVDNPATHLELTMIHEAMILEYSGRYLALVEWAAGLKLLVFLTLIANVFAPWGIATSMEPAALGVGLAAYLVKVSGLAVLIGILESMFAKLRLFRVTDLLGAAFILALLGLVFFYVLRG; encoded by the coding sequence ATGTTGGACGCCTTTCTTCTTATCGTCATGCAGACCGTCGTCTTACTGGCGGCTGCTCCGCTGATCGTCGGCTTGATCAGGAAAGTGAAGGCCCGTCTGCAATGCCGGCGAGGGGCCTCCGTCGTTCAACCCTATGCGGATCTCATCAAGCTCTTCCGCAAACAGCCGGTTGTCTCATCCACCACGTCGTGGATTTTCACCGCCACCCCCTACATCCTCTTTGCCTCAACGCTGGCGGCCGGGCTGCTCGTGCCGGTGTTCATATCCCGGACCCCGTTGAGCTTCGCAGGCAACATCATCGCCCTCGTCTACCTGCTGGCCTTGGGCACATTCTTCTTGATGCTGGCGGGTCTCGATGCTGGTTCGGCCTTTGGAGGAATGGGGAGCAGCCGCGAAGCGATTGTGGCGTCGTTGACCGAACCGGCCATGATGCTGTCGATCTTTGCGATCGCACTCACGGCAGGGTCTACGAATCTGAGCACCATCGTCCACAAGACGGCGTTACTCGAAGGCATTATGACTGATCCGTCACCTCATCTCATGGCGTTCGCCGCACTGGTTATCGTGGCCATTGCCGAAACAGGGCGAGTGCCGGTGGACAACCCAGCCACCCACCTCGAACTCACGATGATCCACGAAGCGATGATCTTGGAATATTCCGGGCGATATCTCGCGTTGGTCGAATGGGCGGCGGGACTCAAGCTCTTGGTATTTCTCACCTTGATCGCCAACGTCTTCGCTCCCTGGGGGATTGCCACCAGTATGGAGCCAGCCGCTCTTGGGGTCGGCCTGGCCGCCTATCTCGTGAAGGTCTCGGGATTGGCGGTATTGATCGGCATCCTTGAATCGATGTTTGCCAAGTTGCGGCTATTCAGAGTGACGGACTTGCTGGGAGCCGCCTTTATCCTGGCGCTGCTCGGACTCGTCTTTTTCTACGTCTTGCGAGGCTGA